In Antennarius striatus isolate MH-2024 chromosome 20, ASM4005453v1, whole genome shotgun sequence, the genomic window ctctctcccttcttctgctgttctctctcacaggcctctgtgtggtggatcatcggcaatcggctacctctgtctgcttccatggctggcgatagcacaagctgtacagtggtcctgtttcaccatccactaggggagtgctggttctgcctcagttggttctgctgtggttttggggttttgccagagtaaccttgactttaacttttttgagctgaatgacttaggcactgtctggtctgtcctcagagtggtggatcctcagcaatcggtgacctctgtgtgcttcatcggctggtggtgactcgctctactggatggatcggcatgcctttgttatacatttattgttactgttattgttactgttattattattgtgttgttaatctgtacatgcggtatctattgcttcgtctgtccactcctggaagaggggtccctcctctgcagtcttcctgaggtttctcccatccattttttcccctgttaaaagggttttggggggagttgttccttatccgaaaCCTCCAAAAACttgtgcttcaggttgactggccggtcccaaattgaccgtaggagtgagtgtgtgtgtgagtgattgtttgtctctatgtggctccgtggtacactggcgtcgtccccggagtgtcccccgtgagactgccgggataggcaccggctcccccgcgacctgcctAAGCGGATTgagcgggttagaaaatgataAGTGAGTGACGTACAGACATAcatgtgttcgtgtgtgtgagtTAGACAGGATGATTACTGTCACTAGACATAAAACAAGGTCTGTGTTGTGAGACAAAAGTCTGAATCCTGAGACGTCATCGCAGCAGCGGCTTCATCctcacgtctggatcggtaacgcctcatcacTGACGacatgttgttactgtacgtcaggtgggaacaaagaaaacacttcacctgtaaattaaaaatgacgtgtgtgtttattattttccactgtgtgagcaacagagcctgaaaatgtgttttaagcTTTTCTCAGAACAAGGTGTTTTATAGGATATGTATTATTATGACTGGAGTAGGATCAGACTTATTCCTGACGTTGAATTGGCTTGGACCTTTTTTAGagataattttttaaacatcttATGTTCCCATAAGAAGTTATAGGATTAAGGGTAGGAAAAATCTTTGGTTTTCTGAAGAGCTGGCTGAACTAATAGATGAGAGGAACTTAGCCTGGGCCAAAGCTAGAAAAAATGGTTCACTTTCTAATTGGACTACATTTAGGTTTTTAAGAAATAGGTGTACACACCAAATTAGGAAACAAAAATCAGATCATTATTTATCAAACATATCTAAAAATTTGAATAATCCACATAAATTTTGGAAAACAAATCTCTGCATACAAATTCTAAGCCTGAGCTGCTACCGCACATTAAAAAAGGTTGCGGAAATAGTTTCTGATAGAGTTTAAATCTTAAATTGCTTCAATGACCACTTTATTTCCTCTGGCTCTCTGTTCAAGGCTACATCAAAGGATCAAGGATTTATAGATATAAAGCAAAACACAGgaaatcatttttgttttactccCGTTTCTGTATCTGTGGTACATAAAGCTCTTAAAGGTATAGATGCTAATAAAGCAATTGGTCCACATGGTTTAGATCCTTATCTCTTGAAACTGTCATCTGATATTATAGCTGAGCCCCTGTCTTATTTACTAAATCTTAGccttgaattaaattaaatccccAGGGCATGGAAGTCAGCTTTTGTTGTTCCTCTATTGAAACTCCTGCTAAGATTCTAGAAACGCTGGTGTGTGGTCAGATTGAAGACTTTTTAAAAGATAATGATATACTAGTCCAGTGTCAGTCAGGCCTTAGAAAACAACATGGCACCACGACAGCAGCAAGGAAAGTtcttcatgatgtcatcagtgctCCAGATGATAAACAGCATTGTGTCTCCCTTTTATTGACCTGTCAAAGGCCTTTGACACGGTGGACCATGACATCATGAGACAAAGATTAGTCGACATAGGTTTACCTGACATGGCAGTGGGTTGGTTCAGTAACTACCTGTCAGATACAACACAGTGTACGCAATTTGAAGGTATGACATCTGACAAGCTGAGTATCCACAAGGTGGTGCCACAGGGCTCAATTCTTGGACCTCTCCTCTTCACaatttatataaataacattGGAAAAGGCGTAGAAATGCTAAATTTCTtatctatgcagatgacacctTAATGTACTCCTGTGCACCGACATTGGAAGAGGCTTTTGTAAAACTTTAAAGTGCTTTACTAGCTTACAAATGCAGCTCTGTCAGCTAAAACTTACTTTaaatgcagacaagacaaagtTGATGGTATTTACCAGGTCAAAGACGGAGCCCCAACCCTTACCTCAGATTGTTATAATGAATGACAAATCAATAGAAAGAGTATCAATTTATAAGTATTTGGGTTTTTTAATAGATGATGGACTTACTTTTCATCCCCATACTGAGTCTGTGGTGAAAAAGATCAGACTTaagttgggtttttatttttggaataaatcatgtttttctttttaggtgataaaaagacttgtttctgctaCTTTTCTTCCTGTGGTGGATTATGGAGACATTCTTTACATGCATGCTTCTAAGGCTTCGTGGCGTCTGCTGGACTCTGTATATCATGGAGCCTTGAGGTTTGTGACAAACTGCAAATCACTAACTCACCACAGTGTTCTTTACCAGAAAGTGGGATGGCCATCCCTTACTTTACGCAGGTTGAGTCACTGGTATGTCTTTATTTATAAGGCAATATTGAAACTGCTCCCAGGCTATTTATGTACATATATTGTCCAGCAGACAAATACAACTTACTGTCTACACTCACAAAACTTGTTTTTACTAAATGTAAAAGACTCTGAATCAGGTAAAAAAGCCTTTCAGGTGTCAGCCCCTGTGGCGTGGAATGAGCTCCAGAAAGACTTGAGATTACAGGAGCTCATCTCTTTAAGTGCTCTTAAAACAATAGTAGGGCAGATGCTGAAACATTCAACTGTTTGAACTAAACTGGTTCAAACGTCATCGGTCatgtggtttttccatgtttgaagtgGGCTCCACGTCAAAAATCCCTCCTGAGTCTGGGGCGTGGTTTGGAACGCCGCGTCAAAGCGAACATCACTACTCGTCCCCAGTTTGTTGCAGCTCGTTGCTCACGTTACATCCTTCATCACGTCATAGTCTCGTCTTTGTCTAGCGTGGATGATGACGTTTTGGACGTCGCCTCCTGCCTGTCATTTTTGACACCTCTGCCTGGTTTGGACTGACTTCTTGTGTAACGACCTTTGAATTGAACCTGTCTTTTGGATTTTCCACCAGTCTCTACATTTGAGTCCTGATTCCCTGAAGCACATTCATGACAGACCTTTGTAATTAAAGACTGGGACGGGGGGTCACGTTCAGTGATATTCATCTCTATCAACCTGCTGTTTCTCTGCTGTAAGATCTTTCTGattcttttgtttcctttttattttctttctggttCTTTTGTTCCATTTTGCTGCGTGACACTAAAGGAACCCATCCAGAACCCAACCACACTCTGGACCTGAGGTCACCTGCAGAAACAAACACCACCACAACGTTTTCACACAACAGGAGCTTTAATTTGATTCCAGGTCACATCTGACAGATTTCACTGGGAGCTCATGACTCGTTCTCATCTGAGGAGCAGCTAGTTTTCACTTAATGCCTTTGCTCTTGGCGGAGTTCCAGATCTCCTTTGCCTCCCTGTTCACCACCAACTTGCCGTCATCAGTCAGACACAGGCGGCACATTTCGGGTCGGTCTTTAGCGCAGTTGGCCTGCCACACTGGTTCCCCATCCTCGCGGTACATAACCAGGTTACAGTCTTCCTGCATGCGCAGACGAAATGGGTTCAATCCTTTGGTGTCAGAGTCCCACACAAGCTTCCAGCCATAGACCACAAGGTTTCCATCCTCCTGCAGGCAGAAATAGACAGTTCatttagagttggggttagggtcagggtcaagGTCAGGGTCAGTGTTTGGATCTGGGTTGGGGTTCAGATTAGGGAAGGGTCAGGGCCAGCATCTGGGTCTGGGTCACATTTAGGGTCAGGGATAGGGACGGACAGCGGTCATCCTGATGAGGTCACTCACCTGGAAAACCGCCTTCCACTGTCCGTTGTTGGAGATCAGGAAGTCTCCAAGGCGCAGCTCATCATTTTTGGATATAAAATTCCTGCTCATGATTCTGTGGAAGAAAAGCCGTGTTGTTAACGTGAAGCGCTGCAAACCCCCGTCAGTGAAGACGTCAATACTCACAGGCTTGAAGGTGTGGCGGTCGTCAGAGAGCTGAGAGACGGGTGTGGTGAAGGATGTCCCCATCAGCCCACTTTTATGCACAGGCCACCGTCACCACCCCTCTACTTGgtcaatctgattggctgctcccCCAACAATGGATGGGCTGGAGCTGAGCTGAACTGGAAAATACTGACAATTTCAAACATGTCATCGATGAACATGATGATACACGAACTTCTATAATTACACCCTACAGAACTGACATTTTATGATTAGTTCCCATCGTTGTCACCTTGAGAACATTCTGTTTCTAAAGTGTCTTTCATTAAAGTTGTTAATCTTCCCGTCCTCTTCTGGCACGGACCTGAACATTTCACTGGTTTCACCCTATTTGGTCTGTCATCATCCTCAGCATGTCAGAACTGGTTATCTTGGAGCTCTGACCTTCTATCTCAGGTTTCCATTGGTCCAAGATCACATCACTTTTGACCTTGAAGGTTCTGGAGAccttttctgcttctgttgcttTAAATCTTTTTCAGCTGATGGATACTATCTCAGCTTTCTGAGGATCATCTGTCCCACAGCAGCGTGAAAACACTCACCTTCCCACTGGTGGATAAATAATCCTggttcttccatccatccatccattctcttccgcttatccgaggtcgggtcgcgggggcagcagcttaagcagggaagcccagacttccctctccctagccacttcgtccagctcctccgggagaatcccaaggcgttcccaggccagccgggagacatagtctctccaacGTGTCCTGGGTTGTCCCCGGgacctcctcccggtaggacttgcccggaacacctcaccagggaggcgtccaggaggtatcctgaccagatgcccgagccacctcatctggctcctctcgatgcggaggatgGTTCTTCacggcacaaaaaaaaaaagatgcagctGAAGAGTAAATGTTTATAATGACGTTCAGAAAGCAGTGTTTTAGAGTGTTAGATGTCTCCTGTGGGTACTCTTGCAGGGGTACTTTTCTGGGGGTACTCTTGTAGGGGTGCTCTTCTGGGGTTAGTTTTCTGGTGTCATTCCTGTAGGGGTACTCTTCTGGGTGTACCTTTCTGGGGTACTCTTCTAAGGTGTACTCTTCTGGGGGTACTCTTGTGGGGGTACTTTTCTTGGGGGTACTCTTCTAAGGGGTACTCTTCTTGGGGGTAAGCTTCTCAGGGGTACTCTTCTGAGGGGTACTCTTCTGAGAGTACTCCTGTGGGGGTGCTGTTGTGGGCATACTCTTCTGGGAGCACCATTCTAAGAGTATTCTTCTGGCAGGTGTTCTTCTAATTTGGGGATAGTATTCTAGGGGTACTCTTCAGGGGGTACTCTTCTGGGGCTACTCTTCTGGGGGGTAGTCTTCAATGGGTACACTTCTGGGGGTAATCCTTTGGGGAGTACTTTTATGGAGGTACCCTTCCAGAAATACTTTTCTTGGGGTACTCTTGGAGGCTACTCTTCTGGGGGTACTTTTCTGGGGGTACTCTTCTAAGGGGTACTCTTCTGGGGGGTACTCGTCTAAGGGGTACTCTTCCAGGGGTACTCTTGTGGGGGTGCTGTTGTGGGGGTACTCTTCTGGGAGTACTATTCTAAAGGTATTCTTCTGGCAGATGTTCTTCTAAGAGTACTCCTCTGGGGGTTACTCTTTTGGGAGTACTCTTCTGGGAGTGCTGTTTTAGGGGGTACTCTTCTGGGGATACTGTTCTTGGAGTGTACTCTTCAAGGAGTACTGTTTTAGGGGGTACTCTTCTGGGGATACTGTTCTTGGAGTGTACTCTTCAAGGGGTATTCTTCTCGGGGTACTCTTCTCGGGCCACTCTTCTGGGGGTACTATTCTATGGGTACTCATCTAGTACTACTCTTCTTGGTGTGTACTCTTCTAGGGTTACTCTTCTGGGGGGTACTCTTGAAGGCGTACTTTTCGGGGGGACTCTTCTGGGAGTGCTGTTTTAGGGGGTGCACTTCTGAGTGtttactcttcttcttcttttcctttgggcttttcccttcaggggtcgccacagcaaatcaatttcctccatctaaccctgtcctttgcatcctcttctctcacaccaactaccttcatgtcctccttcattacacccataaacctcctctttggtcttcctctaggcctcctgcctggcagttcaaaactccttctaccagtatattcactatctctcctctggacctgtccaaaccatctcagtctggcctctctgactttatctccagtgggaaacataaccttaaccacattgacactgactctat contains:
- the LOC137587679 gene encoding B-type lectin plumieribetin-like; translation: MSRNFISKNDELRLGDFLISNNGQWKAVFQEDGNLVVYGWKLVWDSDTKGLNPFRLRMQEDCNLVMYREDGEPVWQANCAKDRPEMCRLCLTDDGKLVVNREAKEIWNSAKSKGIK